In Pogoniulus pusillus isolate bPogPus1 chromosome 20, bPogPus1.pri, whole genome shotgun sequence, the following are encoded in one genomic region:
- the LOC135184481 gene encoding cytochrome b-c1 complex subunit Rieske, mitochondrial gives MLSVAARSGPFAPYLAAAAHAVPGPLKPLAPAVARRAEKVPLDLKRPLLCRESMSGRSARGDLVASASLSAPASVRFVHNDVTVPDFSAYRRQDVLDPTASSQSSSEARKGFSYLLTATACVAGAYTAKNVVTQFISSLSASADVLALSKIEIKLSDIPEGKNMAFKWRGKPLFVRHRTQAEINQEAEVDVSQLRDPQHDLDRVKKPEWVILVGVCTHLGCVPIANSGDFGGYYCPCHGSHYDASGRIRKGPAPYNLEVPFYQFVGDDLVIVG, from the exons ATGCTGTCCGTGGCCGCCCGCTCCGGGCCCTTCGCGCCGTACCTGGCAGCCGCGGCACACGCCGTGCCCGGTCCGCTCAAGCCGCTGGCGCCAGCGGTAGCGCGTCGGGCTGAAAAGGTGCCGCTAGACCTGAAGCGGCCTCTGCTGTGCCGGGAGTCGATGAGCGGCCGGTCAGCCCGGGGGGACCTCGTAGCCAGCGCCAGCCTCAGCG CACCTGCCAGTGTTCGTTTTGTCCATAATGATGTCACAGTACCTGACTTCTCTGCCTACCGTCGTCAAGATGTCCTAGATCCCACTGCATCTTCtcaaagcagcagtgaagcTAGAAAAGGGTTTTCCTACCTGCTCACTGCAACAGCATGTGTAGCAGGTGCATACACAGCTAAGAATGTTGTCACACAGTTTATTTCCAGCCTGAGTGCCTCTGCTGATGTGCTAGCATTGTCAAAGATTGAGATCAAGTTATCTGACATTCCAGAAGGCAAGAACATGGCTTTCAAGTGGAGAGGGAAGCCCCTTTTTGTGCGTCACAGAACCCAAGCAGAGATCAATCAGGAAGCTGAAGTTGATGTGTCTCAACTGAGGGATCCACAGCATGACTTAGACAGAGTAAAGAAACCAGAATGGGTCATACTAGTAGGTGTCTGTACTCATCTTGGCTGTGTACCCATTGCAAACTCTGGAGATTTTGGTGGTTATTACTGCCCTTGCCATGGGTCCCATTACGATGCCTCTGGCAGAATCAGGAAAGGTCCTGCCCCCTATAACCTAGAGGTTCCATTTTACCAGTTTGTTGGTGATGATCTTGTGATTGTTGGCTGA